The Haloplanus sp. GDY1 genomic sequence CCTCCTACGCCGACGAACACTACCTCGCACACGGCGTGATCTTCATGCACAACTACCTGGAGGGCGGCGGGATGCACCGCGGGGTCCAGATCGTCAAGATGCGAGGGACGGAGGTCGACAGCAACATCCACGCCATCGAGTTCGACGACGACGGCCTCCACGTCCGTCCCGGGCGGAAGGTCGAAGCCTGACATGTACGACTCCGAGTTCGACACCGAGTGGGACGACCTCGACAAGGCGGACGCACTCGAGCGCGCGTTCGCCCTCGGCGTGGCCCGGAGCCTCGGCGAACCGAACCGGGAGGAGTACGAGCGGGTGCGCGAGGCCGGCGAGACCACCTACGAGCGGAGCCTGATCGAACTGTCCTACGAGGAGGGTCGCCGCAAGGCCTCCGGACGGGCGACGGAGGAGCCGTCGGCGGTGTGGGAGGACCTCGTCGTCGAGGCCGACGCCGCGTCCGGGACCCGCGACGGGCGACGCGGGTCGAGCGAGGGGCCGCCGGGCATGTTCTCGCGGCCGGAGCCGACGGCGGTTCCCGAGGACGGGCTGGATCGGATTCGGCTGCCCGCCTTCCTCCGGCGGCGCTGAGGCGGCTCAGCCGTCCGCCCGCATGAGTTCGCCCGGCTCCGTCCAGATGACGAACTCGCCGTCCTCGTCGCGTTTGACGACGCCGTTGATCCACGGTTCGTCGACCGGGGACTCCTTGACCTCCGCCAGTGAGACGGTCGAGACGCGCCGCACGCCGTCGACGGCCCAGCCGACGCTCCACTCGTCGTCCATCCGCTCGGAGTCGAAGACGACGATCAGGTCGCCGTCGTCGTCGTCCTCGGCCGCCAGCGTCTCCTTGGGGTCGATGACCGTCGTGATGTCGCCACGCAGGTCGATCACCCCCTCGACGAAGGGGGGTGCGTTCGGGATCCGCGTCACAGTCCCCCGCTCCACGATCTGTTCGATGAAGGAGATGTCCAGACAGTAGCGCTCGTCGCCGAGGACGAACTCCAGGACCGAGACGGTCTCCTCGTCGTCCGTCCCCGACCCGTCCTCGGTCCCGTCGTCCGCGTCGCCGTCGATCGCCGGGACCCCCGGATCGTCGGTCGGCGCGTCCCCCGCGTCCCCCGCGTCCCCCGCGTCGTCGACGTCGGGGGCGTCGAGTTCGCTCAGCGCGGCCTCGATCTGGTCGTCGAGGGCCGCCTCGTCGGCGTCGTCGGCCGTCTCCGGTTCCGACGTCCCCTCCCCGTCGCTCATGGCCGCGCCTCCGTGCGTCCGGACGCCTCGCCCGGGCGTGTCGGCCACGCCGTCCGGGCCGTGATCGGTTCTGCCGTCATGTGATCGACGTCCCGACGTTTACCTCACCCCCTAATAAATTCGGGCGTCGGGTTCTCAGGAGTGATACTCCTCGTCGACGGACGGCGATTCCACCTCAGTCGGTCGCCGACCCCTCGACGTCGCGGCCGAGCGAGCGGTCCCGGCCCGCTCCCGACGCGACGTACCGGTCCCAGAGGACGAGCGTCGTCGGCAGGACGAGGATCGACGAGAGGTACGAGTAGAGCACGCTCAACGCGATCAGGAGGCCGAACTGGCCGAGGATGGGCGAGATGGCGAGCCAGAGCACGCCGAGCCCCGAGACGGTCGTCAGCATGCTCCCGGTGAGGGCACCGCCGGTCCCCCGCACGGTGGCGAGGAGGGCGTCGTCGACGTTCGTCGCGACGTCGTACTCCTCGACGAAGCGATGGAGGAGGTGCGCCGAGTAGTCGATGCCGAGGCCGATGGCGATGGAGAGGCTCGTCCCCGTGAGGACGTTGAACGGGATGTCGAGATAGCGCATCGTCGAGGCCAGCGCCGCCACGGTCACGGCGATGGGGAGGACGTTCGCCAGCCCCAGCGACGGCCGACCCTCCAGGGCCGCGTACACCAGCACGAGGAACCCGGCCGCAGCGACGAGCGCGATGACCAGGCTCCGGAACGCGGACTGACCGATCACGTCCGACACCGCCTTCAGGACGATGACGCCACCGGTGGCCGTCGCCTCGAAGCGCATCCGGTCGGCCACCTGTCTGGTGTCCTCGGTGACCGCCTCCTGCGTCGCGTCCGCCTCGACGGAGTAGACGATCCGCGCGCTCGTGTAGTCGTCGGTGAGATAGTTCAGCGCGCGGTCACGCGCCGGCGAGTCGAGCAGGGCGGCGTAGACGGTCCGCAGGTCGTCGTCCGGGATGCCGTTGTCGTTCCGGTCGTTGCGCTCGACGAGCGCCGCGAACTCGGGGTTTCTGTCGGCGTACTCGCGGATGACGGTCACGATGCTCGTCTCGCGTGCGTGACCGTCGTCCGTGACGAAGCTGTCGGGCGGGTCGTCGCCCGCCCGCCAGAGCGCTTCGAGGGCGTAATCCCGGTACAGCGACCCCTCGACGTAGACGGTCGTGGTGTCCTCCTCCCCGGTCTGGAAGTTGCGTTCGAGGAAGTTCGTCGTCTCGGTGACGGTGTAGTCGCCGGGGCGGAACGGTTCGGGCACGTAGTCGAGATACGCCGGCGGCTCCTCGGGCGGCAGGAAGTCGTCCTGCGTGAACCGGCTGTCGACGCCGGCGCCGTACTGCCCCATGACGGCGGTGGAGACGAGGACGACGACGAGGAAGACCCGCGGGGTCGTCCGGGCGATCCGAACGCCGACGGGCAGCACCCGACCGAGCAGGGAGCGCTCGGAGCCGAGCGCCGCCGACCCGAACTCCGGGACGCCGAGGCGCTCCCGCCAGCGGTCGGCCAACACCTTCGTCGCCGGGAGGAAGACGCCGAACACGAAGAAGGTGAAGACGATGCCGACGGCGGCGACGATTCCGAGTTCGCGGATCGAACTCAGCCCGCTGCTGAGGTTGGCCGCGAACCCGAGGACGGTCGTTCCGGTGACGATGAAGAAGGCGACGACCAGCTGGTCCGTGGCGACCCGCATCGCCTCCCGGACGCTCGTGTCGCCGACGTGTTCCTCGCGGTAGCGGTTGATGGCGTGGATGCCGAAGTCGATGCCCACCGCGAGCAACAGCGGGGGGATGGCGACGAGCAACTGGGAGAAGGCGATGCCCGCCAGCCCCATGAAGCCGAACGTCCAGAGCATCGTCATCCCGAGGGCGACGAGGCCGAGCAGCAGGTCGACCGGGTCCCGGTACGCGACGATCAGGAAGAGCAGGATGAGTGCGAGCGCCGCCGGGATGACGAGTCCGAGCGAGTCGTTGATGACGTTACCGAGTTCCTCGCTCGTGATGCCGCTCCCGAAGACGGTGATGTCGCCGCCGACGGAGGAGACGACGTATTCGGCCTGGAGTTGGATGGCGGTGAGCGGGTTCGATCCGCTCGTCCCCGGCCCGTCGCTCGCGCCGCCGGGGAGGCGGTGAGTGACGGTGCCGATGGTCGCGGACGCCGACGCCGAGCGGGCGTTGTAGTCGTCGCCGAGGAGGGTCCGGAGGCCGGGGTCGTCCGCGACGGTGGCCCGCACCGCCCGGTCGATCTCGCCGGGCGTCGACCGCTCCACCGCCCGGATCTCGTCCTCGATGGAGTCCGCGGACGGGTCGAGCGTCCGCGCGACCGACCGGGCGACGCTCGTCGTCCCCTCGACCTGGAGGTCGGGGTGGTCGGCGAGGCGCTGCTGGGCCTCCAGCATCCGTAGCAGTTCGGGCTTCGAGAGGACGTTCGTCCCCGACTGGATCAGCTGCGTCGTTCCGGTGTCGGCCCCGAAGGTGATCCGCTCGAAGTTGTCGGTGACCTCCTGGAGCGCCTCCTCGGCGGGCACGTCCTCTGTGAACTGGTCGGTCCCGGAGTCGGTGCCGCCGCCGCCGAGGCCGACGACGAACAGGCCCGAGATCAGGAGAAAGAGGAGGACGACCCGGCCGGGGCGGTCGACGATCCACGCGTCGAGGGCGTCGACGAACCGCTGAGCGTCGATCCGAACGTCGTCGATGCTCGGGGGCACCGTCCGTCAGTCGCTCCCGTCCTCGCCCCGTCGGTATCGAACCAGCAGCCCCAGGCCGACGACGGCGACGGCGCCGACGGTGATCGGCAGGAAGGGAAGGCCTCCGCTCTGCCGGCGCTCGACCGTCACCGGCATCCGGTAGGAGCCGGATACCTGCGTGTCGCCGTCCGGGAGTTCGTACTGGAAGTCGAGCGAGACGGGGTATCGCTTCTCGAGGGCGTTCGCGCTCGTGCTCAGGCCGACGGTGATGGTGGCCGTCTCGCCGGGGTCGAGCGCCGGGACGATGGCCTCGTCGTCGCCGCTGGCGAGCGGCGACTGGACGAACGCCTTGGCCTCGATGTCGCGCAGGGGTTCGTCGCCACGGTTGGTCACCCGGATGTCGAGCGTCGTCGTTTCCCCCGCGACGACGGTGCGGTTGACCGCCTCGACGTCGAACCGGTCGCGCGGCGGGGCGACGACCACCCGGTGTTCGAGCGCGTCGCTCCGGCGGACGTCGCCGCGGTCGTTGCGGTACCGGACGGAGACGTTGAACTGCTGGGTGGTGGCGCTCGCGCCGTCGCTGATCGCGACGTCGAACTCGAATTCCCCGGACTCGTCGGGGGCGAGCGTTTCGAGGGCGTACTCGTGTGACTCGACGTTGACGTTCGGGTTGGTCGACCGGAACTCGACTACCGGCCCTCGGGCCGTGTCGGGGCCGCGGTTGACGACGGTGCCGGAGAAGGTCCCCTCCTCGCCGACCCGGAGGGTGGCGTCCGCGTCGCGGAGCGCGAAGGCCTGTTCGCGTTCGGGGTGGAGGCCGACCGCCATCGGGTTCGAGGTGCGGGCGATGCCGTCCGTGTCCTCGTACTCGACGGACGCGGTCAGGCTGTAGTTCCGGAGCGCCGCGTCGTCGGCGAAGGAGACGGTGTACTCGACCGTCTCGTTCGTGCCGGGCTCCCAGGCGCCGACGTATCCAGTGGAGGACTCGGAGCCGCTACCGAAGGTGAGTTCGTCCGTCGGCGACGTCAGGACGACGCTCGCGTCGCCGGCCGGTCGCGTCCCGTCGTTGCGGAGTTCGACCGAGAGCGTGCCGGTGTCACCGATCTGTGCCGTCGCCTCGGTGTCCACCACCTCGAACTGCGGCTGATCGCGGACCCGGAGGGTGACGTACGTCGTCGTCTCGCGGGTGAGGTCGTTGTACTGGGGGGAGCCGACGGCGCTGTACTCGACGCTCACCGTGTAGGCGTAGGAGACGGTGACGGGGACTCGATACCGACCCGGCTCGACGTCCTCGGGGACGGTAATGGAGACGGGGTCGGCCGTCGTGGTGCCGCGGGGGACGTCGCCGACGGCGACGCGTCCGGTGTTGATCTCGAAGGGCGTCTCCCCGTCTTCGACGTCGATGGACACGCCGCGGGCGGTGGTGACGCGGTCCTCGTACTGGGCCGGGCCGCCGCGGCTCAATCGGCCGTCGTTCGAGAGGACGAGGTCGAGTTCGGTTCGCGTGCCCGGTTCGACTTCGGTCGTCGAGGTGAACACGTCGATGTCCGGCCGTCCGATGACGGTGCCGGAGGAGGACTGCCCGGCGGCGACGCCGGTGGCGGCGACGGCCCCGACGACGACGAGGGCGGCGAGGAGGAGGTTCCGGTGTGTGGCTTGCATGAGTGGTGTTGTACCGTCGGTAGCGTTTCGCCGTCCCGAGAGCTACGGCAGAGTGGCCGAGGCGAGTCACGCAGGTGTGGGGACCGAGGACGGTCGCTCCGTCGGCGCGTCTTCCCGGAACTGCGTCTACGGGGGACGTAGAGGGAACGAGCTATATATCTTGTGAACGAACGTTCAGTCACCGTGGCGTTCGAACCCCCATTCGACGCCGCCCCGGCGGACACGCGGGCGGCCATCATGCGCGCGACCTACGAGGCGCTGATCGAACACGGGTACGAGAACCTGACGATCCAGCGGATCGGCGACGAGTTCCCCAAGAGCAAGTCGCTCATCTACCAACATTACGACGGCAAGGACGAGGTGCTGGTGGCGCTGCTGGAGTTCCTGCTCGATCACCTCAAATCACAGATGCCCCAGCCGACGACCGAGGACGCCGACGACTGCCTGCGGACCGTCCTCGATTTCGTGCTGGCCCCCGACCGCGACGCCGAGCGCGCCGAACTCACCGACGTGATGGTCGAACTCCGGGGGCAGTCCCCTCACAACCGCGTGTTCCGGGAGTACTTCTCGGCCAACGACCGCACGTTCCGACGGGACCTCGCGGCCATCGTCGACCGCGGCATCGACGAGGGCGTCTACCGGCCGGTCGACCCCGACGTGGTCGCCGAGTTCGTCCTCACGGTCATGAGCGGCGCGACGGTCCGGCGGGCGACGACCGACGAAGCGGTCGACGTCGCCGACGTCCGGCGGGAACTGGACGCGTACCTCGAGGCGCGCGTGCTGCGGTGAGGAGAGTCGGAGACTACTCGACGACGACCTGGCCGGCGCCGTCGACGTGGACGGTGTGGTCCTCGTACTCGAACGTGAGGCTTCGCTCCGACAGTTCGGCGGGAGTGCCCCTGAAGAAGGCCTCCAGCGCGTCCGGATCGACGTAATCCGCGAGCGGATCGAGGTCGACCGGGTCACAGTTTTCGACGTCACCGAGGGCGGCCTGCACGGTGAAACTCACCGGCTCGCGTCGATCCCAGTCGATCTCCGCGCGGTGAGGGGTCGACCCCATCCGTACACTTTCGTCGCTCGTCGCGGACATACCACCATCTTCGCATCACGCTACATAACTCTACTGGCGGAATTATCAACCGTGATATTCTTCGCCGTCGGCCGCCGCGGCACCAACACTCATTTGCCGGGGTGGAGAATCCCCGGGGCGAGCGATGACACTGGAGGACTTCGCCGCGTCGGGCGCACGGGCGGTGGGTGACGCCACCCGCCCGCGACGGAACCGCACGCGCCTCGCCGTCGGCCGCCGCGACCCGCCCCCCGAGCGAGCCGGCGGATCGAGCCACCCGAGGGACCGAGCGGCACGACCGCTCGGGCGGGGCGAGGTTCGTCGCCCGACGGGTCGAGGGGCGGGGAACGGGAGC encodes the following:
- a CDS encoding TetR/AcrR family transcriptional regulator, which translates into the protein MAFEPPFDAAPADTRAAIMRATYEALIEHGYENLTIQRIGDEFPKSKSLIYQHYDGKDEVLVALLEFLLDHLKSQMPQPTTEDADDCLRTVLDFVLAPDRDAERAELTDVMVELRGQSPHNRVFREYFSANDRTFRRDLAAIVDRGIDEGVYRPVDPDVVAEFVLTVMSGATVRRATTDEAVDVADVRRELDAYLEARVLR
- a CDS encoding efflux RND transporter permease subunit — encoded protein: MPPSIDDVRIDAQRFVDALDAWIVDRPGRVVLLFLLISGLFVVGLGGGGTDSGTDQFTEDVPAEEALQEVTDNFERITFGADTGTTQLIQSGTNVLSKPELLRMLEAQQRLADHPDLQVEGTTSVARSVARTLDPSADSIEDEIRAVERSTPGEIDRAVRATVADDPGLRTLLGDDYNARSASASATIGTVTHRLPGGASDGPGTSGSNPLTAIQLQAEYVVSSVGGDITVFGSGITSEELGNVINDSLGLVIPAALALILLFLIVAYRDPVDLLLGLVALGMTMLWTFGFMGLAGIAFSQLLVAIPPLLLAVGIDFGIHAINRYREEHVGDTSVREAMRVATDQLVVAFFIVTGTTVLGFAANLSSGLSSIRELGIVAAVGIVFTFFVFGVFLPATKVLADRWRERLGVPEFGSAALGSERSLLGRVLPVGVRIARTTPRVFLVVVLVSTAVMGQYGAGVDSRFTQDDFLPPEEPPAYLDYVPEPFRPGDYTVTETTNFLERNFQTGEEDTTTVYVEGSLYRDYALEALWRAGDDPPDSFVTDDGHARETSIVTVIREYADRNPEFAALVERNDRNDNGIPDDDLRTVYAALLDSPARDRALNYLTDDYTSARIVYSVEADATQEAVTEDTRQVADRMRFEATATGGVIVLKAVSDVIGQSAFRSLVIALVAAAGFLVLVYAALEGRPSLGLANVLPIAVTVAALASTMRYLDIPFNVLTGTSLSIAIGLGIDYSAHLLHRFVEEYDVATNVDDALLATVRGTGGALTGSMLTTVSGLGVLWLAISPILGQFGLLIALSVLYSYLSSILVLPTTLVLWDRYVASGAGRDRSLGRDVEGSATD
- a CDS encoding HalOD1 output domain-containing protein, which gives rise to MSATSDESVRMGSTPHRAEIDWDRREPVSFTVQAALGDVENCDPVDLDPLADYVDPDALEAFFRGTPAELSERSLTFEYEDHTVHVDGAGQVVVE
- a CDS encoding COG1361 S-layer family protein, translating into MQATHRNLLLAALVVVGAVAATGVAAGQSSSGTVIGRPDIDVFTSTTEVEPGTRTELDLVLSNDGRLSRGGPAQYEDRVTTARGVSIDVEDGETPFEINTGRVAVGDVPRGTTTADPVSITVPEDVEPGRYRVPVTVSYAYTVSVEYSAVGSPQYNDLTRETTTYVTLRVRDQPQFEVVDTEATAQIGDTGTLSVELRNDGTRPAGDASVVLTSPTDELTFGSGSESSTGYVGAWEPGTNETVEYTVSFADDAALRNYSLTASVEYEDTDGIARTSNPMAVGLHPEREQAFALRDADATLRVGEEGTFSGTVVNRGPDTARGPVVEFRSTNPNVNVESHEYALETLAPDESGEFEFDVAISDGASATTQQFNVSVRYRNDRGDVRRSDALEHRVVVAPPRDRFDVEAVNRTVVAGETTTLDIRVTNRGDEPLRDIEAKAFVQSPLASGDDEAIVPALDPGETATITVGLSTSANALEKRYPVSLDFQYELPDGDTQVSGSYRMPVTVERRQSGGLPFLPITVGAVAVVGLGLLVRYRRGEDGSD
- a CDS encoding chemotaxis protein CheW; translation: MSDGEGTSEPETADDADEAALDDQIEAALSELDAPDVDDAGDAGDAGDAPTDDPGVPAIDGDADDGTEDGSGTDDEETVSVLEFVLGDERYCLDISFIEQIVERGTVTRIPNAPPFVEGVIDLRGDITTVIDPKETLAAEDDDDGDLIVVFDSERMDDEWSVGWAVDGVRRVSTVSLAEVKESPVDEPWINGVVKRDEDGEFVIWTEPGELMRADG